CCGCGATGTGTCAATCAAGGTGTGTCTACAAGACTGACCTGCTCAGTGCGGCAATTTCCTTGCCAAGTGTGTCACAAAGCAATATCTTCAGATAAAAATACAGACCTGTCAAAACTAGCCACATTCATAGTATCAATCCTCAAGAACAATATCTCAGTAGCCTGCGCCAGCACTTGCGGCATCGTCGACGGCTGCAGCTTACACAGCTCAATCAATATAGTCCCGTAACAGATCTCCAAATATCTCGGCCGAGGCAGGTTAAACAGTTCAGCGAAAATCACCTCTACGATACAGTACTCTAATGGTATCTTTCCCTTGTACGGGAAACAGAGTAGTTGTGCTGCGCATTCTTTGCGTTCTAAATGGTATGCTTCGATGATGTTGTGGAGGTGTTCTTCGATGAGGAAGCGCTCGATGGAGTGCGCTCCAGGGAGGACGGGGCCATCAGGGCAGTCTGTATAGTCGAACATGCGGAAGACTACACGGGGCATTGGGTAGGAGTCACCATCATTATGGGGTGGTGGCTGAAATATAGAAAACCAATCTAAGTCCATGAGTAGTGAGCATAACCACTACTATTACTTAACCATTAAAAACtcagaaataaaatgaaaaattctcAGGTAAAAGAACTTTATAAGTTTTCAAATTTACTATGTTGCAGTCTTAAGTAGACTGACCGACATTGCAGGTTTTGAACCCTAGGTAAGTTAGTACGAATCGATTTATTGTTATGCATTGCCTACCAAAACTGAAACTTTGGTCGGACGCCACCAAAAATACAGCATTGCTAAAGGTTCAGTAGTTTTTTGACCAAAACCAAACCTTCAGCCGAAACTATATTTTTATGCTGAAACCAACTTTAGTTGGACACTAGAAACTGCGTAAAAACAGTCTATTTGTCCTTAGGCCAAATGAAATTTTGCTGCTGCTTTGATAGTAGTGGATAGTATAGTAGtaagtgttatttaaatgtcataatctGATAGAAGTTTgagttttaaaataacacttgcagcacctgggctatcaaaattgctgccaacttagcttggtgtAACTCTACTAAAAAGAAGTTTAGTCAAGACCagaattctattttatttatagaaggTAGCCAACTTTTTGTTTCTGGCAAAGATTTAAAAATTAGGTTTGCGTAATCTATGCTTCTATCATAAGCAAATTAAATGTTACCAATACCAAGATAATTTACCTGAATTGTTGGCAGTGTATGTTGCAAGGCCTCACACAAAATAGAATCAAAGGCCAGATATGGACGAGGAATATGCTTCTCTGACCAATTGTCTTGCCTCAACTTCTTAATCTGTGCCCAGAGACAATCCAGATACTCCTCTTGAAGATGGGGTGAGTCTGTAGACCATACTTTAAGGGCTGGCCAGTGTTTCTTACTCCTCTTGTTCAAGAATACTTCAATAGTGACAAGCAGATGATCAAGCTGAGATTCTTTCTTCTCATAAAGCTCCCGGCCCACCCAAGGCAAAGTGGAAAGCACAGCAAACACAAACCAGTCTCTCCTGACTTGCGGTACTCCATCCTCATTAGCGCAGTCTACTAACGTCTCCAATAAGGTTAATAGTGATGATGCAGCCAACACGTGACAGTTGACCAAGTCAGATATAAACCTCAAACAATATCTAGCAGCATTCCATTTACCCGCTTTCAGGTTTTCTTTGAATGTCTTAACTATGTAGTCTACAAATTCACCACCAAAGTTATAGTTCTTTGCATTTAGAAGACCAACGAGCGTAGCGTAAATCGTGCACTTCTCTGGCATACGGATAGCGCATTCGGTCAGAATACGTAGGATTTTCACGCGGAAAGTATTCAAATCCGCTTCTAGAACGCTTGCCAAACCCTCTAGATTACTCTCTAAACTTGAACTGCTTTTCTCTCCGACCCTTAAAATAAGGGACTCTAATCTATCCTCTATCTCCTGGTTTTCTGATACACGACGTCTTTTACGGTGAAGGCGATCtgaaatgaataataattacaatagtAACTTGCTATAGGATAGTAAACAattataacctaaaaaaccTAATTAGACTAGAAAAACATACCGTAACCGTCTCCATCTTCATCTCCATGACCCCTCCTACGATTCATACTtgcttttgtttatttaatttaacacaaaaacaatatttcttaaGAAAATGCCGACGAAATATCCAAAGCAAAATGCAACGCAACGTCAAACGAAACGAGCGTCAAAGCCGTCAAACAAACGtcacataattataattttccaGGCTGCAACACTACAATATATGTTCTAAATGAAAaaattttgatgtatatttGGTAAATAATCAGCTACtgctaaataaaacataataatttaattacaaaataaacaacatcTTTGAAAACATAAATTTTGCTTTTTAAGTAAACTACTTTGTACTCAAGTTTAAATAAAAGCCCGCTTTCAGTAATTAGACTCAATGCAATATTCTAAACGTGGCTTGATGGCTTCATACGTCATCATTTTTATGTGAATTAGTTATAAGTACTTATGTTACTTTTGTATTTCATGCTTGAGCTGATGGCCTAGTTGCCAATGctcgtaataaattaaaaaaaaaaaaaaaaaaaaaagcttcatACGTCAGTTAGTCACAATAGTCACGGACGTCAACGTCACCGTGTTGTCAAAATAATGTGTGGTGCTCGATTGTCGTAAAATGTGGAACTtttgaactttttatttaaaagttaatgTTAACAAAAAGGTATCACTTTAAATTTTGGTCAGCTTACCAAGTAAGTTTTGTTCATATACCGAGTTGAAAATTTACATTCGTACCTAATGTAATAGTAACTATAATATACTGTATAACCTTTATGTTATGTGTAGATAATTATGAAAATGGAAAGCTCTTCAGCTCCTAAATCAATTAAGGAGGGCCAAGCTGAAATAAAATTGAGTACAGAGAAGGTTTTTTACAATCCAGTTCAAGAATTTAACAGAGACTTGAGTGTCGCAGTTCTCACTGTTTTCACCGATGATTATAAGAAGGAGAAACGTGAGAAGGCTGAGAAGAAAAAGACAGGAcaagaaaaagaagaaactgaAACGGAGGTTTGAGCTTTAAATAGTTCTTGGTATaccttttatttataactttcaaGTGTCATCAGaatgagatttaaaaaaaagtattaaaaaaatagtacatggGGGCATGGCAGTACCTCTAACAAGACATGCCAAGTTTTATAATCAGAAATGAAGAGTGAAAATATTAATAGGAATGTTCTATAGAATGCTTTGTCCTACTTATTAATagcattgtaaaaaaaaatatgctttcagATTCAGGTGACAATACTGGAAGCCTTATCAGCTACTGGACTGAGAAGCATCCGTTATGCCAAGGAagtgccaaatgtgaccaaaaTTGTAGCCAATGACTTGTCTGAGCAAGCTGTAGAGACAATCAAGGCCAATATTGTGCATAATGGAGTAGACAACATCATTGAAACTAGCCATGATGATGCATGGTgagtgatttttttataatttatgtgtttattattttttataagtgaCAGGCTAGAGATTAGATGATTATCACTTTTGAAATTTGTTGGATCGCTTCTTATGGTTCTGATAGACCatgaattttttgttttaaaataactgcAATATGAGATGAacatattaaatgaaaatggaAGGGTGATGGCCAAGTTCAGAAAACTGTAAAtttgtttgatttaattttttatttaatttatgtgtGTTGTTAGAATTACTTCATTTATTTGCATTCGTTGTTACTAATAATTCATACGGAATATTGATTTAGGTTGAAAATAATGTATCTACCAATTCTCTATGtactaaagaaaaataatattgacaaGACATTTTTCAGCATGCTAATGTACAAACACAAGCACCCTCAAAAGAGATTCTCCGCAATAGACCTAGACCCCTATGGTTGTCCATCCATCTTCCTCGACTCTGCAGTCCAGAGTGTGCAGGACGGAGGTTTGCTGTTAGTTACTGCCACAGACATGGCAGTGCTGGCTGGAAACTCCCCAGAGACATGTTATTGCAAATATGGTGCAGTCAGTTTGAAGACTAAATGCTGTCATGAAatggtaggtattttttaaaattatattttaagtagAATTGACTGCGAAGAAACATATGcagtttaggttaggttagccttattttatttaggttaggttaggtatttCTGTTgtcactataacaacaaatactgaaaaataccgaaccctcggtgggcgagtccgactgaGTTTATGAGTTTTAAAAATAGGTTTATATTTAGGGTTTTTATTCAGTGATATATGCAAAATGTCtcttgtatttaaaaatataattttaatttattacattacatacatttacTTTTTCAGGCATTAAGAATTCTCCTACAATGCATAGAGCAGCATGCCAATCGCTACAGTAGATACATTGCACCACTCATCAGCATATCGGCAGATTTCTACATTCGCGTGTTCGTCAAAGTCTATTCTGGTGCTATACATTGTAAAAAAACTACTAGGTAAGCAAGGCAGTGTAAGAGCCAAGATTGTTAAAATGTGCTTTAATTGTATtaacttgtttattttatttatttaaactttattgtacaaaatataacAATGTACAAttgacggacttaatgccaaatggcattctctaccagtcaaccatagggccaaacagagacacttacAATTGTAAGTTGTGTTTACTTTCTTCCAGTAAACTATCAATGGTGTACCAATGCGTAGGATGTGATAACATCACTCTACAGCCCCTAGGTGGCTTCAAGCCCAACCCTACAGAGAAGAATCCGGCACAGACTAAGGCGTACCTGCCCACCGCCCCACCGGTGGGCGAGTTCTGTGTGCACTGCAATCAGAGGCATCATGTAAGTATAAagtacacggtgtaacacgaggaaccatTAAATGTTAACCACGAACTTCTGAGTCCAAAAGAAGGGAAAGATGTTATAttagtttaagtaaatttcgccaaaaaaaaatatttttgattttttttttttttttgcatgcagttaatattatggtaaaactgacactgaaaatgtttttttacgtttttttttcatcagctTGGTGGTCCAATCTGGTCAGCCCCGATCCACGACGAATCCTTCGTGACCCGCGTACTAACCCGAGTTCAAGAGCAACCACAACTATTCGGCACGGCCAAGCGAATAGAGGGAGTTTTGTCTATGGTACGAGAGGAACTGCACGAAACGCCACTATATTACACTATGGATAAACTTTTTGGGCGCGTGCATTTGGAGACCATGCCTATGCTGGTTATGAGGTTAGTTACTTTTTCTGAAAGCCGTAAATTAATACTAGCACCTGATCATTCAGCCTATAGATGCTTGTAATTATTATAGGATGAGCAAATTTACTAgtatattttcaattgtagaTCTGTCTTTCgctttacataaatattataatagtcAGTATAAGATATGTGATAGGtagatactaaataaataaactttattaaacaGGTCGGCCATTCTGAATGGCGGTTACAAAGTATCCTACTCGCATGCGTCCAAAATGTCGATCAAAACTAACGCACCAGCGCAATACGTGTGGGACATCATACGGACATGGGAGAAGTCGCATCCAATAAAACCAGCCAAGTATGTTGATTCTTTTCGTATATAACAGCTCGGCCATCCTGTACAAAGGTAATCCTCGCATGCGCTCAAAAAGTTAATAACGGGGTTACGTATTGACGTGTGGGACATCGTTCTGACATGGGAGAAGTTGCATCTGATCAAGCCAGCCAAGCACGTCCTTCTTTACGTATTTAACACCTCGGCCATCCTGAACGAATTATACTTGTATACACGTCAAAAATTTCTTAAGTGCAATATGTGCGAGAGCAGCGGtcgcagcatggttccatttttatcgccggTCACTAAGTATACCCGTCATTTTCGTACTTACAtaattgttagaacgtgacaggcgataaaatgcgaccgtgctatgGGGCCAGTGCGGGACATTATACGGATATGGCAGAAGCCACAGCGATCAAGCCAATACGTATGGGAAATCAAAGGGACGATGGAGAAATCACTTCTCTACTCTATAATAGATGTTTATTCCAATGCAATTATAATAACAAGTCAATTGTCGACTAAAATACTAATGTATCTCAATTTCAACAGGCTTGAAGCGGACCCAGTCACAAAACACCTGCTGAGCCAACCCATCACCAGCTCAATAGACCTGAGCCAGAGGGCAGACGCGAACCCTATCAGTCGGCGCGACGGTCAGCTGCGGTTCCAGTTCAACCCTGCCCCTTACTGGGGTCCAGGGTCCAGGGCTGCTGTTAAGTGAGTCATATTGATCTTTATCTATAATAAGTTGTCCTgatgcaaaaaaataattataagaatgagagatctaaaaatttgtaactgcctactaaaaatcttataaaattgaatttaattcaTCAGGTGTACATGATGTTTCAGTTTTTTTCTCGTAATCATTAGGACAATGTTGACATTGTCATTGTTTGACATTGTTTAAGGGTTAACTCGATCTATTTCTATTTTTCAATGAAACTCAATAATTTATCATTGTAAACTTTATTTACAGCGTGGGAGAGGAAAAAATGTCCAAGGCATTGCGTAATCAAAACAAACactcaaaaaataaaaccacaaaGCGACAACATTCGCCGGGCGAAGACGAAACGCGCAAGAAACCAAATGTGGAAGAAGTCGAGGCGTAAATTTGTATTTGATATAATGATTTAGGTACATGTatataaagatataaataaatgtcttaTACAGGAGTTTTATTATAAGCTATATACAGAATAGCTTTCTTAGACCGCTTAGTGAATTGTGCTGCTGATCTTACCGTACAAGAGGAAGAAAAATTACTTACACCATTGTACTTGCCTTTTTCTAAGATAAATTGTATTGATTTTGTACTATCAAGAGTTAACTGCCCTTTGTATGTCGACTACGTAGTCTGGTGTATCATACTACGTAGTCGACATACAAAAGGAGGGCAATACAATTGGAAAATAAGAATATCAGGAATGTGATTTAACTTAATTTGAAaggaaaaaaagtttttttttacgtttttatttaaatagatttttgaagtgaagtgaaaacttctttagcggcgctgtgcactttttgtgatggggaaaaaaaattaaacttgcgacaggtcacgtgaccgaatTCGTAAGATGGAAGCCAGTagataaatttttaatgtaatataaattgtcatgtttgtgtacgatagcgcaataaatgaatattgtattttaccacatcaATTATAGtaaatactgataattaaagcaattcgtgcaaaaatattccctaaccattccaaaatatcgaAAATGCCCA
This region of Cydia pomonella isolate Wapato2018A chromosome 17, ilCydPomo1, whole genome shotgun sequence genomic DNA includes:
- the LOC133527019 gene encoding nuclear cap-binding protein subunit 1, which gives rise to MNRRRGHGDEDGDGYDRLHRKRRRVSENQEIEDRLESLILRVGEKSSSSLESNLEGLASVLEADLNTFRVKILRILTECAIRMPEKCTIYATLVGLLNAKNYNFGGEFVDYIVKTFKENLKAGKWNAARYCLRFISDLVNCHVLAASSLLTLLETLVDCANEDGVPQVRRDWFVFAVLSTLPWVGRELYEKKESQLDHLLVTIEVFLNKRSKKHWPALKVWSTDSPHLQEEYLDCLWAQIKKLRQDNWSEKHIPRPYLAFDSILCEALQHTLPTIQPPPHNDGDSYPMPRVVFRMFDYTDCPDGPVLPGAHSIERFLIEEHLHNIIEAYHLERKECAAQLLCFPYKGKIPLEYCIVEVIFAELFNLPRPRYLEICYGTILIELCKLQPSTMPQVLAQATEILFLRIDTMNVASFDRFANWFAYHLSNFQYRWSWDDWEACTQLEPDHPKPRFVREVLAKCLRLSYQQRLKDMMPEAFASFVPLKPEPIYKYSMEGAASLPGTEAAHQLVICVRNKCTPEEALNVLRELPNPLREGDQPSAAQAAPHNPLKIDVFVQTLLNLGSKSISHSFAAISKFHYVFKILAESEEAQICILRNVWELWQRHPQMVCVLVDKMLKTQIVECSAVATWLFSKEMAPYFTGAQLWEILHLTIDKMNKHVSKLSRELQEARAELARADSSSSDSEDEGTSKKKKDQDKPTEEAVERMEERLEAAHMDQKRLFLIVFQRFIMILSEHLVRCDTDARDPNTGWYRSTVGRLRQVFLAHHEQVQKYSSTLETLLFTQDLDPHILDVFHQFLALTA
- the LOC133526839 gene encoding tRNA (guanine(26)-N(2))-dimethyltransferase, giving the protein MLTKRYHFKFWSAYQIIMKMESSSAPKSIKEGQAEIKLSTEKVFYNPVQEFNRDLSVAVLTVFTDDYKKEKREKAEKKKTGQEKEETETEIQVTILEALSATGLRSIRYAKEVPNVTKIVANDLSEQAVETIKANIVHNGVDNIIETSHDDACMLMYKHKHPQKRFSAIDLDPYGCPSIFLDSAVQSVQDGGLLLVTATDMAVLAGNSPETCYCKYGAVSLKTKCCHEMALRILLQCIEQHANRYSRYIAPLISISADFYIRVFVKVYSGAIHCKKTTSKLSMVYQCVGCDNITLQPLGGFKPNPTEKNPAQTKAYLPTAPPVGEFCVHCNQRHHLGGPIWSAPIHDESFVTRVLTRVQEQPQLFGTAKRIEGVLSMVREELHETPLYYTMDKLFGRVHLETMPMLVMRSAILNGGYKVSYSHASKMSIKTNAPAQYVWDIIRTWEKSHPIKPAKLEADPVTKHLLSQPITSSIDLSQRADANPISRRDGQLRFQFNPAPYWGPGSRAAVNVGEEKMSKALRNQNKHSKNKTTKRQHSPGEDETRKKPNVEEVEA